The Lolium rigidum isolate FL_2022 chromosome 2, APGP_CSIRO_Lrig_0.1, whole genome shotgun sequence genomic interval tagatgctagactctacaccctcttgttggatgatgaacaccactaacgtgtaggattacacgaaccctcaatgccggagttaacaagctccacaatattcaatgttcatatttaaataaccttagagtgcataacagatcaacataaccaaaccaagtactaacatagcatgcacactgtcaccttcacactacgaaaggaggaatagatcacatcaataccatcatagcaatagttaacttcataatctacaagagatcacaatcatagcctacgcaaagtactacacgatgcatacactgtcaccattacaccgtgcaggaggaataaactactttaataacatcactagagtagcacacaaataaattgtgatacaaaacacattgcaatcataaagagatataaataagcacttcactatgccattcataacagatgaataagtattctcgtgaaatatagcctaagagacccacacggtgcacacactgtcacctttacacacgtgggacaaggagtctccgagagatcacataagtaaaatccacttgactagcataatgacatctagattacaagcatcatcatatgaatctcaatcatgtaaggcagctcatgagattattgtattgaagtacataggagagagatgaaccacatagctaccggtgcagccccgagcctcgatggagaactactccctcatcatgggagacaagcagcgttgatgaagatggcggtggtgttgatggagaagccttccggggcacttccccatcccggcggcgtgccggaacggagactccgtcccccggatcttggcttcgcgatggcggcggctccggaaggttttctccggtttcgtcgaacgtaatagggttttcgcgacggagaccttaagtaggcggaagggcagcgtcgaaggggtccggggccaccggacactagggcggcgcgccctctccgggccacgccgccaccttgtgtgggcccccgtggcccctctctcgcggctctcggtgttccggaagctcccggggattctaagatgccgggagttgatttcgtccaattccgagaatatttccttactaggatttctgaaaccaaaaacagcgtaaaacaagaatcggcccttcgacatctcgtcaataggttagttccggaaaacgcataataatgacataaagtatgcataaaacatgtagatatcatcaataatgtggcatggaacataagaaattatcgatacgtcggagacgtatcacacaccgcCCATCACACTATAGGATTTGGCCATGTCTGAAGTCATTAACCTTTAATTGAAGGAGGGGGCCCAATGATAGAGAGATCACACTTCAGTGCAGAGAGTTATGCTCTTGCTTATTATGCCCCCTCCTCTGGTTCTATCTCAGATTGTGACATgctaggagaagatgaccatcaagCAGAAAATATGTGTTTGTCACTGCCCAGTGGAAGGAAGACTAGGACAAAGGGAAGGAAGACAAGGGCGTGGTATGATGGGAACATGATATATCCAAAAGAACAACCATGTCTTTGGATGTGTTTTGCTAATGTTTATTAGTTTAGCAGAGTTGTGTGTACTTTGCATAGCTCGGAAACTTCCACTATCACGGGAACTTCAAACACAAAATAATTGTTGACTGATCGAAAAGGAAGAAGGCTGTTAAATTTTCATGAGTGCTCCAcagaaaatgaatttgaaacatacCTGCAAAACTTATGGTAACGCATGCAAGGTAACTAGGAAATGGTTTGCCAAGGTATATGAGAAGGGCATGTGAATGGAACCTAAGACTCGTGTTGAGACTATGATAGATACTGCGAAGGGAAAATATGGTGTTGATATTTCAAAGGGAGATGGCATATAGAGTTACGAAGAGAACCCTACAAGTGGACTACGATTTGGACTACCCTGCATACTGTGATTAACACtaacccttgtagtaagtgcattCTCACACCCAAGGTGCTACCACAACATCCAAGTCATAACTCAACATTTCATGCCAAGTTCTTCATTGTCAATGAAACATAACAATGATTTCTCAATGGGTAGATAAGATTCACTTGAAAGCAAGAATTATCTATATTCAGTAATCTACATAGTTATCTAATTGAATGTCTAACACTTTATATTTTCAGGTTTGTACCAATGTTTTATCAAGCTAACAACATGCCGACGGATACTTGCAACCACTCGAAGGGAGGGAAACAATAACATATATATCCAATTGCATTCAGAATCGTTGATTAAAAAAACGGGCACTAGCTCGTCCTAGTTTCTAATATGACTGAAGTATGCTACCAGTGGAGAAAAAGGATGTTCATCAAGTACACTATCATTTCAAATAGGCAAAAGTTAACTAGTGATTATAAGTACATATAATGCAAGCATTTCACTTAATTTTGCATGATCTCTTGGGTCATAGAAAAGTATGCCAATATTAGTTTGTCAATAAAAGTAGGCGATGCCGCTGGTGTGCCTTGCCTCTCTTGTCGCTGTTATTTTTATTAACTATTTGTTTTTCTCATATACATGGAAAATGATGACAGAGATGATGACCATCAAATGATGGCCGACGCCGACGCTGATGCCAACGATCGTGAGCACTTGTCGATCCTCACTTGCCTTAAAAAACATGCGGCCGAGCAGAAGAAGAGGTCGTGGCGTGAAGGTTCCATGCGCGAAAGAAAGAAATCGAAGCCCCGGGTGAGGATGGAGGGTCGTATACATGCTTTACATGGACTACTTCACCAACGGAGCAACATAGTTAAGAGGcattacaggatgagcaaggatgTGTTCATGAAAATTCTTCATGGCGTGAGATAGTACGACAAGTACTTTTTTGTGAATCACGATGCCATTGGCACGCCTTGTTTCTCATCGATCTAGAAGTGCATTgttgccatgaggatgcttgcatatggagGTCTTGCCGATGCAcaagacgactaccttcgcattagTGAGTATACTGCCATCAAACGCTTGTATAGATTCTGCAGAACGGTGGTGGTAAAGTTTTGCAAAGACTATTTGAGAGGATAAAATGAAGCAGAGAGACTGCTATGATTATGGCACAAAATGTAGCGAGGGGATTTCCTAGAATGCTTAGAAGCGATTGCATGCAGCCGCCATGGAAGAACTTTTGGTTGCTTGGCAAGATTTGTACAAAGGGCATCACAGATACTGCATTGTGGTGCTTGAGGCTGTGGCAGATCAAGGCATGCGGATTTGGCATtcgttctttggcatggcggaatCGCACAATGACATTATTGTGCTGCATCGATCTCAGGTGTTCATGAAACTTATGGAAGGTTATGCTCCGccttgcaactatgagatcaatgtccACTCATATACCGAAGGGTTCTATCTAGATCAGATGAAATCCCACTTTGCTGAGTGCAGGGAGAGTTGCAGGCATTTCATGTGGCCCAGTATTGATTTGGATTTTTTGGTGCCCTGCTGCTCTTACCTGGTCTCAAGAcacatgtgggaggtgatgcatgtTTGTGTATTCATGCATAGCATGATCATCGAGAGTGACCGCAAAACTTGAGCCATGCAtttttggtccctatgagtgtgagggcACTTTTGTGGATGTTGATCACCAGGTACATGCTGATTTTGCTGATTTTATTGCCATGCATGCAGAAATCCGTGACTTGATTAATAATCAGCAACTGCAAAATGATCTTATAGAGCATCTCTAGAGGCTCAAAGGAGAGCCAACAAATGTGATGGTGGCTTGATCAAGTTGAACTTCGATAATTTAATTTGTTGTATGTTTTAATTGTTAGTGTGTTTGATTGTCAAATGTATTTTATTTATGTGTTGAAATTGGTTGTGGGTTCAAATACTAGAAattaaacaacaacaaaaaactatGGTTAGGAGTCGTTATTGGGGATGCGGGCGGGAACTAGCGTCTCCCAGATGTGGCACCTGGCACCTTGGGGCGGTGTCTCCCAATGGGCCgatctgagggcatctccagcggcgcgacgcaaacggacgctgagcgaccgtttgtgtccgccatgaccgaaaatgcgtcgtgcaccctctccagcggcgcgacgcaaagtgaccgggccgtccgcgagacgcaaacccggcccaaatatgcgccaggtttgcgtctcggctggatgctgcgcggacgcgcaaagtgaccgCTCGGTCCGGCACGGGCCCACCGGCGGCGTCACAGCTCGCCTCGTCTTCGGCGGCATTACTTGCGGGCGGCGCGCCGCAGCCttggcagggccgcgttaatggcgtgcctcggcttccgcgagcgtgcgcggcCTAGTAGACGTGCGCAGCTAGCGCGACGCAAGGtcaatgcgtcttctccgccgcatcgggcagcgaggcgtcgcttcggcggtgcgccgccgccgcgtgccgcgcgtagtaatggcgatgccccgcgtggcgcggccgtcaccctgcctccgacctatataaacaggggcgccgacatctcatctcctccgcactaaaccctagccgccgccgcggcTAGCGCCACTCAGTAGattcaccatgagcagcgccgggcgcggccaggctaccgcgcctccacctccaccttcacctcccactccacctcccccggcctcaagctccgacgacgggttcgactccgacgacagcaccgacctccttcacccggtcagggacgccgcggacctggctgaagcggagaaggaagcagaggaggagcgggcggcccatgcggctgtcgacgccgagctggaacagcgcaggcggcggccgccgccgcagccgaggACTCGACTCGGAGAtttcatggtcatccgatgacccccgatgcgccgacgccggaggagaaggcggcggagcagcNNNNNNNNNNNNNNNNNNNNNNNNNNNNNNNNNNNNNNNNNNNNNNNNNNNNNNNNNNNNNNNNNNNNNNNNNNNNNNNNNNNNNNNNNNNNNNNNNNNNGAAGACTTTAGTCTTCAATAGTATCTTCACTTTCTCTTCGATAGTATCTTCACTTTCCAGATCATTTTATTATTACAACCTATACACTTTGCTAAATCAAGGCTCTGTACAAGGAATCGACAAAGAATATCCCGTTCTCTGTGAGATTCCATCGAAACTTATCATATCCTTGCATCAATTGGACAGAAGCCTAACGTTGAAGCGGTGCATGCCAACATGCAAGCCGGGGCCCAACAATGTTTCGTCTGAACGACGCATTTGGTGCGAAAGATTCCATCACCTTAGTTAAAGTGTCGGCTTTGTGGCACACAATATGTATAAAGCTGGATATTGGTCCCGGAGATCGATGTTGTCTTACCATTTACCCTCCTAGAACCATATTCCAgatccatccttaatagagaaagagCCATATGGAAAGAAGAACTTCTTTATCTCCATAAGTCTAGCCGAAAAATACGAATCACCAGGTTTCCAATACACTTCAGGTAGCGCACATGAGCCAACATACATTCCTATTAGAATGGTTTGCCAAACCCTATCTACAATTAGTATCTTAAACAGTCATTTACCTAGGAGGGCTCTGTTCTTCACCTCAAGATCATGAACCCCTAGCCCTCCGTGACCCTTTGGGCGgcaaacaacactccatttagtaAGCCGACATTTTTTTCCTTCTCACTATCTACTTGCCAAAAGTATCTTGATCGGAATAATCCAATCTACCTAAGAGTCCTTTAGGTAACagaaagaaagaaatcatatacaataccataaTTGTTAGTACTTAATTACTGAGAACTAGTCTTCCACCTAGAGATGATAATTTGCCTTACCAACTACTTAGACGTGTTTGTAGTCTCTCCTCTAATTGTTTCCATTCAACATTTGTAAGCCTCCGAAAATGAATCAGAATGCTCAAATAGTTGATTGGGATCTGACCTAACTCACAGCCAAAAAGCTCGGCATAGAGTTCAGCCTCGTCTTGAGCATCACCGGAGCTGAACAATTTGTTTTTTCTGGAAATTTGTTTTCAGACCAGATAATTGCTCGAAAGCTGATAATATTAATATAGATTTCTGGCTTTCTCGAGATCATGTTCCGGaaaaaagaattgtatcatcggtgtATTGAACAATAGATAGTTTGCGACCAACCAAATGAGGAACAACTCCTTCAGTTTGTTCATCAGATTTTTTACATGTTCATCAACAATGAAAATAGTTGGTGATTTGTGTAATTTTCTCTACACGTACACGGAGAGGGGAGGAGAAGAGCAGCCGGGCCCACCTGGCGGCGCCGGACGGGACGGCCCTACGGCGAAGTGTGTAGGAACAGAAGGCCTCTTGCGTTGTTCCCACATGCCCTCCATTGATGGAGTTGGCGCTCTGCTCACCTCAGCTCTTCTTTTCTATGTGCCGCCCCTTTCGCAGGCCTACAAATCTATCCATTTCCAAGCACAGGTCCCTCTCCCAACAGAGCATCGTCCTCCTCCCCtgtctcctctgcttccttccttTTTACTCACATGCAAAATCAGGATCGGATGCTAAGCGTGAAATGACCAGAATCTGCGCATCCGAAGCAACGATGAGCCGCCGCAGGCCCAAAAGGAGAGCGCAACCGAGAAGAGATGATAGAAAAAGAATGGAACAATATGTATATGTGTGTGGATGGGTGGATACTATTATTATGCGCGCATGATTGCTGCTAGGTAGCCAGCCACACATCTTTTTCAGGAGAATAAATTGATTCACCAAGaacaccagagagagagagagaaaaggggAATCGTATGAAAGTTGGTTCGATTCCCATTTCGAGATTTGCTTTATGCAATCCACCTCGAAATTGCAAGATCCAGGAAGCCTCTTATGTCGTGATCATCAACTTGTCCACATGGAGCAGGTCATCATCACCACTGGCTGCCACGATAGTATTTGCTACAAGTTTCTTTCTAATTTAACAGCTCATATTATCATATGATCATCATTTGGAAGAACATAATGAACATTTAAGAAGAacgaaagaagaaaaaagatgaaCAGAGCTTAATTTCAGGAGACAACAGGGGATGGATGGATGATTTGCTGCGGCGGCGGCTTGAATACCCAAAATGGCTAGGACGACGACCCCCTAGATCCCATGTCTCATTGCCGACCACCGTACATCCATGTCTTCCGGGCTGGATCGGATCAACACCGGATGGAGTCCCAATTACTAATTATGGCGCGCGAGCGGGCGGGCGGGCGAGCCATCACGACGGGGGAGGGGCGAGGACCTGCGGCTGCGGGCCGGCGATGAACTTGTGCTGCAGCAGCTGCGCGGCGGACGGGCGCCTGGCCGGGTTCTTCTGGAGGCAGCAGCTGATGAAGCTCCTGAGCTCCGGGGACGCggtgggcggcgcggcgggcgagTCGGAGTAGCAGATGGCGACCATGAGCGCGGCCCAGTCGCCGAGCTTGCCGAGGTTCTCCCCGAGCGGGAACCTCCCCAGGTAGAACTCGAGGATGCTGAGGCCGAAGCTCCAGATGTCCCCCGCGTAGCCGTCGTAGGCGCCGTCGTTGAGGTCCGTGTTGATGCGCTCGGGGCTCATGTAGGCGATGGTGCCCACCGAGGAGTTGCAGGGGTCCATGGTCTGGTTGAGGATGCGGCCCACCCCGAAGTCGGCGATCTTGACGCGGCGGCCCGAGTCGATGAGCAGGTTGGACGGCTTGATGTCGCGGTGCACGATGTGGCGCCGGTGCAGGTACGCGATCCCGGACAGCACCTGCCGCGCCACGTCGGCCAGGAAGGCCTCGGTCGCGATGCGCCGGCCCTCCAGCGAGCCGCCGTCCATGTACTCCAGCAGGATCTGCAGCTCCCCCGCCTGCTCGTACATGCCGTGGCACCGCACGATGGCCGGGTGCTCGGCGGTGCGCAGGATGGCGATCTCCCGCGTGATCTGCCGCCGGACCGCGTCGTCGTGGTGCCCGTAGAGCACCTTGAGCGCGTACGCCCGGCCCGTGGGCGCGTGCCGCACCATCCACACCgtcccgcccgcgccgctcccgaTGCGGCGCACGCGCTCCAGCTCGCCCAGCGGCGGCGGGGCCGGTGGGGTGGAGCCCGCCGAGTTGGGCGGCGTCGGCGCGCCCATGGAGCCGgacccggaggaggaggcggacgagggCGCGGAGGACGGCGGGGGCGGCAGGGGCAGCGGCACGGCGAGCGACGTGAGGTCGCGctgcggcagcggcagcagcgtGAGATCCGGGCGGCGTCGCCCGCGCCCCGGCGTGCCCGGCTgctgctgcggctgcggctgacCCGGACCCAGCCCCGGCCTGCCGTTGGGCGGGCCGCCCGGTCGCATCGCAACGGAACGCGGCGCCGGCCGGAACGGGTGGTTGGATCGATATGCCGGTGAGGACCTTCTTCTCTCTCGTGCGCGCGGGCGAGCTCGCTCGCTGCGGCCGGATGGGTTGGCGTCGGTGGTCGGGTGGGAAGAGGAGATCGCCGGGGTGAGGGGAGGAGACGGATTGGAGAAAGACGAGTGTTTTTTATAGACGCGGCACGGcaggagcgagcgagcgagggagGCCAAGGGACaagacctctctctctctctctgcttaaGATGAACaaaccgagagagagagagatgaggaCAAGGAGCAGACGTGACGCTGGGGGCCGGTAAGATATAGATGCATTTTTTCCCTAATTAATTTCTTCCTTGCTTGCCGTCCGATACAAATAGAAATACAACTCAAAACCACAGAATCATACTGTATAGTCTGCACTGCATTCATCGATACTAATTTCTTGAAATAaagtttttctttgtttttcctaTGGCGCCGGATTATGAAATAATCAGTGTTTCTGCAATTTATTTGGTTCAAATCTCCAATAGAATTAAGTGATAAAAATTGTTGTAACACGTGCATTTCTCGCTCCTGAATTGTTGAGAACCCTGCGTGTGAGCTCACTTGCGTCGGGTCACTCGTGTGGTTCACTTGTCGTGTGAGCTCCTTCTTTTTGTGCAACACCCCCAAAAAAGGGGGTGTGATCCACGGTCATTTAGATAACGACATAGCGAATTAACCAGCATCCAGAGCCAAAAGAAAGTTAAAAGCTCTCCAGTTGGCGTCGCCTACCGCTAACGCCAAGATCTACAGTAAACACTTGTTGGTGAGCATTGTCCGTTACTTCTTTCTTTTTGTGCATATCTAAACGTCCGGAAAGCACGGTGGCACGAGTGGTGCACAAACAAGGATCATATGTATGGAAATAAAAAAACGTATGTTCAACTAACCACTTTGCTAGGAAGATGCAAGTATGCAACTTCAATTCAATCCATGTATATAATCTTAAAAGAGATGAACCATCTAATCTCCCAAGGGATTGCGAGACCACCGAAGGTTATGGTGGGAAACGGTGTACATGAATTTGTCATCCTCCTGAAGGCAACATGACAATAATTCGTTTGCCGTTCAAGAAAAAATATGATGATGTTTTCAGTTTCATTGAGGGAGAGTGGCATATTGTTTCCCAAACAGATGTGAGCTCTgcatggaggaagccgagaggtgagGTGAGAACAAGGAAAAACGAAGGAGGGGCTTTCTTGCCCAGTGAGCATTAACATAAAAGGAAAATCGAGGTGTGTTTTGGATTTGGAATGCTTCTATCCTCACACACAAATCATGTATTATAAAGGTTATTGACGATATAATATAATGACATCTAAAGCATAGCCAATGAACATTTGTTTGGTAAAGCATATCCTGTGAAAATAATATTTTGGAATCCGACGATCATGAACAAAAATCCACATCCAGCGGCCACAAGAAAGGACATACCGCCCAAAAAAGAGTGCTTCC includes:
- the LOC124693320 gene encoding mitogen-activated protein kinase kinase 5-like, with the protein product MRPGGPPNGRPGLGPGQPQPQQQPGTPGRGRRRPDLTLLPLPQRDLTSLAVPLPLPPPPSSAPSSASSSGSGSMGAPTPPNSAGSTPPAPPPLGELERVRRIGSGAGGTVWMVRHAPTGRAYALKVLYGHHDDAVRRQITREIAILRTAEHPAIVRCHGMYEQAGELQILLEYMDGGSLEGRRIATEAFLADVARQVLSGIAYLHRRHIVHRDIKPSNLLIDSGRRVKIADFGVGRILNQTMDPCNSSVGTIAYMSPERINTDLNDGAYDGYAGDIWSFGLSILEFYLGRFPLGENLGKLGDWAALMVAICYSDSPAAPPTASPELRSFISCCLQKNPARRPSAAQLLQHKFIAGPQPQVLAPPPS